A region from the Gemmatimonadota bacterium genome encodes:
- a CDS encoding MotA/TolQ/ExbB proton channel family protein, whose protein sequence is MVDLFIKGGNFMYPLLVMLFFGVVVMIERFYTLFKAHINAKEFMVELQDALKQNGPEGAAELCSNTRGPVATVLHAGLLRLDRGIEHVEKSIEESGAIEMAFLERGLVWLSTVANLAPLVGFLGTVSGMIRAFNDIAAAGDVDPSVVAGGISEALITTASGLVVAIPVQAAYNFFLSKIDKIIIDLQESSNQFVDDLIQLGYGKED, encoded by the coding sequence ATGGTTGATCTTTTTATTAAAGGCGGAAACTTTATGTATCCGTTGCTGGTGATGTTGTTTTTTGGTGTTGTGGTGATGATTGAGCGCTTTTACACGCTTTTTAAGGCACACATCAATGCCAAAGAGTTTATGGTAGAGCTTCAGGATGCCCTCAAGCAGAATGGGCCAGAAGGTGCTGCCGAGTTGTGTTCCAATACGCGCGGCCCGGTCGCTACGGTGTTGCACGCAGGGTTGTTGCGTTTGGATCGCGGTATTGAACATGTGGAAAAGTCGATTGAGGAATCCGGTGCTATCGAAATGGCTTTTCTCGAGCGTGGTCTCGTGTGGCTTTCCACGGTCGCAAACCTGGCACCTCTTGTCGGCTTCCTTGGCACTGTGTCGGGTATGATCCGGGCTTTTAACGATATTGCCGCTGCTGGCGATGTTGATCCCAGTGTTGTGGCCGGTGGTATTTCTGAAGCTTTGATTACAACAGCTTCGGGCCTGGTGGTTGCTATTCCAGTACAGGCTGCATACAATTTCTTCCTGTCAAAGATTGACAAGATCATCATCGATCTCCAGGAAAGTTCCAATCAATTTGTCGATGACCTGATTCAGTTGGGCTACGGCAAGGAGGACTAA
- a CDS encoding tetratricopeptide repeat protein, producing MEIGTMILNWKFRSGFSALFCSFFLLGTASICFAEDGEPEMTQADSIKKASQHLSFGARYLKSKQYEDAETQFLKSWGFNPKRSTTARYLGKLYEEIEKYEDAITWLHKAVELDPKSKYTKIAHIALARIYIIEEQPDKAIGAYEALLGFDLTAEEKIKYYHALVSLSVETEDYEQALEYAKKWGELAPDDPEVRDMIGKLHLRTGGEDEALAEMEKVLEINPDDYATLEKLAGMYDQRGDDDKAFDAFEKLYQNDVSSVFFLEETIKLGKRLSKSESWVVGRLEKLHAMQPDNLGVIEELAVLTESLKWVNKGLKQDPQNGRYPYMRGEHYFDRWENSSAKQDSINALIWYRRALKDPQWKGNANAMILTLDPPLTEEEKKRREFFEGSKKKKEEVETEGKK from the coding sequence ATGGAGATTGGGACCATGATTTTAAATTGGAAATTCCGATCTGGTTTTTCGGCTTTGTTTTGCAGTTTTTTTCTTCTGGGTACAGCGTCAATCTGTTTTGCCGAAGATGGCGAACCCGAGATGACACAGGCTGATTCTATTAAGAAGGCCAGTCAACACCTGTCTTTTGGTGCTCGATATCTCAAGAGCAAGCAATATGAAGATGCCGAAACGCAATTTTTGAAATCGTGGGGTTTTAATCCCAAAAGATCAACAACAGCTCGATACCTGGGTAAGTTGTACGAAGAAATAGAAAAATACGAAGATGCGATTACCTGGTTGCACAAAGCTGTTGAACTCGACCCCAAAAGCAAATACACGAAGATAGCACACATCGCATTGGCCCGCATCTATATTATAGAAGAACAGCCCGATAAAGCCATTGGGGCTTATGAAGCGTTGCTGGGATTTGACCTCACGGCAGAGGAGAAAATTAAATATTATCACGCGCTGGTCAGTTTGAGTGTCGAAACTGAAGACTATGAACAAGCATTGGAGTATGCCAAAAAGTGGGGTGAATTGGCTCCCGATGATCCCGAAGTGCGGGATATGATTGGTAAATTACATCTGCGAACAGGCGGCGAGGACGAAGCTCTGGCCGAAATGGAAAAAGTTCTGGAGATAAATCCCGATGATTATGCTACGCTGGAAAAATTGGCGGGTATGTATGATCAGAGAGGCGATGATGATAAAGCCTTTGATGCCTTTGAAAAATTGTATCAAAATGATGTCTCGAGTGTTTTCTTTCTGGAAGAGACCATTAAATTGGGCAAGAGGTTGAGTAAATCCGAAAGCTGGGTCGTTGGTCGGCTTGAAAAATTACACGCTATGCAGCCCGACAATTTGGGAGTGATAGAAGAACTGGCTGTGTTGACCGAGAGTCTCAAGTGGGTCAATAAGGGATTGAAACAAGATCCCCAAAATGGCAGGTACCCCTATATGAGGGGCGAACATTATTTTGACAGGTGGGAAAATTCAAGTGCAAAACAGGATTCGATCAATGCCTTGATATGGTATCGAAGGGCGTTGAAAGACCCGCAGTGGAAGGGCAATGCCAACGCGATGATCCTGACACTTGATCCACCCCTGACAGAAGAAGAAAAGAAGCGTCGAGAATTTTTTGAAGGTAGTAAAAAGAAAAAGGAGGAGGTGGAAACCGAAGGTAAAAAGTAA
- the guaB gene encoding IMP dehydrogenase has protein sequence MDKSTDKIVKQGLTFNDVLLMPCKSEFLPKDTDLGTRLTRNIKLNIPLVSAAMDTVTEARLAIAMAQEGGIGIIHKNLTVEEQSQEVEKVKRSESGMIVDPVTLSPDHYISEALELMQKYRISGVPIVAQGNRLVGILTNRDLRFEKNLNRRVKEVMTAKGLVTAKLGISLEDAQEILQQHRIEKLPVIDNAGVLKGLITVKDIEKKIQYPIACKDDLGRLRVGAAVGVDGDAEERTAALIEQGVDVIVIDTAHGHSRGVLEAVERFKSKYPETDLIAGNIATPEAAADLTAAGADAIKVGMGPATICTTRVIAGIGVPQITAIMDCAEIAAKTGVPLIADGGITQSGDITKAIAAGAHSVMIGFLFVGTDESPGETVIYQGRTFKVYRGMGSLGAMQRGSKDRYFQGEVEATNKLVPEGIEGQVPYKGSLSGFIYQLIGGLRAGMGYCGTRTLDELRKNGRFVRITSAGIRESHVHDIAITKEAPNYRLDSTY, from the coding sequence ATGGATAAATCAACAGACAAAATTGTCAAACAAGGTCTCACCTTTAATGATGTTTTGCTCATGCCCTGCAAATCGGAATTTTTACCCAAAGACACCGACCTCGGCACGCGACTCACGCGAAACATAAAACTCAACATCCCTCTGGTGAGCGCCGCTATGGACACCGTAACAGAAGCGCGTCTCGCCATTGCGATGGCGCAAGAAGGCGGCATTGGAATCATCCATAAAAATCTCACCGTTGAAGAGCAATCCCAAGAGGTCGAAAAAGTCAAGCGGTCAGAAAGCGGTATGATTGTCGACCCCGTGACCCTATCACCCGATCACTACATTTCAGAAGCGCTGGAACTCATGCAAAAGTATCGCATTTCGGGTGTCCCAATCGTCGCCCAGGGCAACCGCCTCGTCGGCATTTTGACCAACCGGGATCTGCGCTTTGAAAAAAATCTCAATCGCCGAGTAAAAGAAGTCATGACAGCCAAAGGGCTGGTAACAGCCAAACTGGGCATATCACTTGAAGACGCGCAGGAAATTCTGCAACAACACCGCATAGAAAAGCTGCCGGTTATCGATAATGCGGGCGTCTTAAAGGGACTGATTACAGTCAAAGACATCGAAAAGAAAATCCAATATCCCATCGCCTGTAAAGATGACCTCGGGCGTTTGCGCGTTGGTGCGGCAGTCGGTGTGGATGGGGACGCAGAAGAACGCACCGCCGCGCTGATTGAGCAAGGGGTAGATGTCATCGTAATCGACACCGCGCACGGCCATTCACGCGGCGTGCTCGAAGCCGTAGAGCGCTTCAAAAGCAAATATCCCGAAACTGACCTCATCGCAGGCAATATCGCCACACCAGAAGCCGCAGCCGATTTGACCGCGGCAGGTGCCGACGCCATCAAAGTCGGTATGGGACCCGCAACAATCTGTACCACGCGCGTGATCGCCGGCATTGGCGTGCCTCAAATTACAGCCATTATGGACTGTGCCGAAATCGCCGCCAAAACCGGTGTTCCCCTGATCGCCGATGGGGGCATCACACAATCTGGCGACATCACCAAAGCCATTGCCGCAGGCGCCCATTCGGTCATGATCGGTTTCCTATTTGTAGGCACGGACGAAAGCCCTGGCGAAACCGTTATCTATCAGGGCCGCACCTTTAAGGTCTATCGGGGCATGGGATCATTGGGCGCAATGCAGCGCGGTAGCAAAGACCGCTATTTCCAGGGCGAAGTTGAAGCGACCAACAAACTCGTGCCCGAAGGCATTGAAGGACAGGTGCCTTACAAAGGATCTCTTTCGGGTTTTATCTATCAACTCATAGGTGGTCTTCGCGCGGGTATGGGCTATTGTGGCACGCGCACCCTCGACGAGTTGCGCAAAAACGGGCGCTTTGTGCGCATCACCTCTGCCGGCATTCGAGAAAGCCACGTTCACGACATCGCCATTACCAAAGAAGCACCCAACTATCGGCTCGACTCGACATACTGA
- a CDS encoding sulfatase-like hydrolase/transferase has translation MPDRPNILVLMTDQQRADAMGCAGNTTIRTPNLDALASSGIRFAQAVTPTPVCVAARMSFITGHRMSRHHWTDNSALPGPLPELPTIMTLLLRAGYWTQGIGKMHFHGRHYGFRNLLTMEEGIDHWVNDDYIRYLRENSVRTRFPKGIRDLLFFQPQTCGIPVEHHKNTWVANRSIDFLREHTRYRANQPFFLWSSWISPHPPFAPCEPYDDMYDPADMELPPFADRPIETLPPNFYGSRGRLDGAHRDPDRLRRLRALYYGLISHVDDGIGRILNELETLGLSDNTVILFVSDHGEMMGEHGLSQKNCPYESSVRIPYLLRWPGKTRAGQQCDDLVSLLDFFPTLIEELDLQYPEEHGPLPGANLLGTTGGGLAKPRESAIIDYSKGKGRWISARNQKHKYAFFAHGGIEELYHLENDPHEQHNLIAENPALASKFRDQITVWERQYGLSNSLDGDRLRSYPGPARIPTEEECRTVNLNDGPWPKRLPDDEKDSIETFAEAFTRAIDKETTLSPDKLSIKKYKEQVLKRGPRDIAAESLEGTPWEDAWHNA, from the coding sequence ATGCCAGACCGCCCCAACATTCTCGTCCTCATGACCGACCAGCAGCGCGCAGATGCCATGGGCTGCGCTGGAAATACAACAATCCGCACGCCCAACCTCGACGCGCTCGCCAGTTCAGGGATTCGCTTTGCACAGGCCGTCACGCCCACCCCCGTCTGCGTTGCTGCGCGCATGAGTTTTATCACCGGTCACAGAATGTCCCGACACCACTGGACAGACAACAGTGCGCTACCTGGTCCCTTACCCGAACTTCCCACCATCATGACGCTTCTTCTGCGCGCCGGGTACTGGACACAGGGCATTGGGAAAATGCACTTTCACGGTCGGCACTACGGCTTCCGAAATCTCCTCACAATGGAAGAAGGCATCGATCATTGGGTCAATGACGACTACATCCGCTATCTGCGAGAAAACAGTGTTCGCACCCGTTTTCCCAAAGGCATCCGCGACCTGCTCTTCTTCCAGCCCCAAACCTGTGGCATACCTGTTGAACACCACAAAAATACCTGGGTCGCCAACCGATCCATTGACTTTCTCCGCGAACACACGCGCTACCGCGCCAATCAACCCTTTTTCCTGTGGAGTTCCTGGATATCACCGCATCCGCCCTTTGCACCCTGCGAACCGTACGACGACATGTACGACCCCGCCGACATGGAACTTCCGCCCTTTGCCGACCGCCCTATCGAAACCCTGCCACCCAATTTTTACGGCAGCCGGGGACGTCTGGACGGTGCCCATCGCGACCCCGACCGCCTGCGCCGCCTGCGTGCCCTTTACTATGGCCTCATCTCTCATGTTGACGACGGCATTGGTCGCATTTTGAATGAACTCGAAACCCTCGGCCTATCCGATAACACTGTCATCCTCTTTGTCTCAGACCACGGTGAAATGATGGGCGAACACGGCCTTTCGCAAAAAAACTGCCCTTATGAATCCTCCGTCCGCATTCCATATCTCCTCCGCTGGCCCGGCAAAACGCGAGCGGGGCAACAATGCGATGACCTCGTCAGCCTGCTCGACTTCTTTCCCACCCTCATAGAAGAACTCGACCTCCAGTATCCAGAAGAACACGGCCCGTTACCAGGGGCGAATCTCCTGGGCACAACAGGTGGGGGCTTGGCAAAGCCTCGAGAATCCGCGATTATAGACTACAGCAAGGGCAAAGGACGCTGGATTTCAGCGCGCAACCAGAAACACAAATACGCCTTTTTTGCCCACGGCGGAATCGAAGAACTCTACCACCTGGAAAACGATCCACACGAACAGCACAACCTCATCGCCGAAAACCCCGCATTGGCGTCAAAATTTCGCGATCAAATCACCGTCTGGGAACGACAATATGGCCTGAGTAATTCGCTTGACGGCGATAGACTGCGCTCGTATCCCGGTCCGGCCCGCATTCCCACAGAAGAAGAATGCCGCACGGTCAACCTCAACGACGGGCCCTGGCCCAAACGCTTGCCGGACGATGAAAAAGACAGTATCGAAACCTTTGCCGAAGCATTTACCCGTGCCATCGACAAAGAAACCACCTTATCACCCGACAAATTGAGCATCAAAAAATATAAAGAACAAGTGCTCAAACGCGGTCCCCGAGATATCGCCGCAGAATCGCTTGAAGGCACACCATGGGAAGACGCCTGGCACAACGCATAA
- a CDS encoding M14 family metallocarboxypeptidase: protein MPDYATFENRLKNIAHPDIAHRIIGHIHGYAFHCLTIGKPAPSKPNILLSAGVHGDEPAGVEAILQFLERDLADIIQHFHIVVLPCVNPSGYVNNQRENIQGEDINRAFKNEVPESTLVKQQLAGYRFDVFLDMHEDYDATGTYFYEGKRDSAWLAPAIAHRAKKIGPLDADTAETDIPLAEGVLQVDPAWGESGFTSYVYIHHADHVMITETSSNWPMDRRAKVHLLALDMTLDHYSTSLKGEPRE, encoded by the coding sequence ATGCCAGACTACGCCACTTTTGAAAACCGCTTAAAAAATATCGCGCACCCCGACATTGCCCATCGCATCATTGGTCATATTCACGGTTATGCTTTTCATTGCCTCACAATTGGCAAACCCGCGCCATCAAAACCGAATATTCTCCTCTCGGCAGGTGTACACGGCGATGAACCCGCGGGCGTCGAAGCCATCCTTCAATTTCTCGAACGCGATCTCGCAGATATAATCCAGCACTTTCACATCGTCGTTTTACCCTGTGTCAACCCTTCTGGATACGTCAACAACCAGCGAGAAAATATCCAGGGTGAAGACATCAATCGCGCTTTCAAAAACGAAGTCCCCGAATCCACCCTTGTCAAACAGCAGCTTGCGGGATATCGTTTTGACGTCTTTCTCGACATGCACGAAGATTACGACGCAACAGGTACTTATTTTTACGAAGGCAAACGCGATAGCGCGTGGTTGGCGCCAGCCATCGCGCACCGGGCAAAAAAAATCGGCCCCCTGGATGCGGATACCGCTGAAACCGATATCCCGCTTGCAGAGGGCGTCTTGCAAGTCGATCCCGCCTGGGGTGAAAGCGGTTTTACCTCTTATGTCTATATCCATCATGCCGACCACGTCATGATCACTGAAACATCATCCAACTGGCCTATGGATAGGCGAGCTAAAGTACACCTGCTCGCCCTTGACATGACCCTCGATCACTATTCGACGTCACTCAAAGGAGAACCACGTGAATAA
- a CDS encoding SGNH/GDSL hydrolase family protein produces MTIRRHSKENHVNNPAFEPIEDDPGLPRVFIIGDSISIGYTVPVRELLKGKANLHRPLTNCGPTKRGVEEIENWLGDGSWDVIHFNWGLHDIVYMTEQGERVDPPQGQHQVPDDQYEQNLDTLVKRLAQTGAKLIWCATTPVPEGASFRKPGDEVEYNAIAQKVMAAHGIPTHDLYTYAIERLDDIQLPANVHFSKEGSAILAESVARHILGVLA; encoded by the coding sequence ATCACTATTCGACGTCACTCAAAGGAGAACCACGTGAATAACCCAGCATTTGAACCCATTGAAGATGACCCCGGCCTTCCTCGCGTATTCATCATAGGGGACTCCATCTCCATTGGCTATACCGTGCCCGTGCGCGAACTGCTCAAAGGCAAAGCCAATCTCCACCGCCCGCTCACCAACTGCGGACCGACAAAGCGCGGCGTAGAGGAAATCGAAAACTGGCTCGGTGACGGTTCCTGGGATGTCATCCACTTCAACTGGGGCTTACACGACATCGTCTATATGACAGAACAGGGTGAGCGCGTCGATCCACCGCAGGGCCAACACCAGGTGCCTGACGACCAATACGAACAAAACCTCGACACCCTGGTCAAACGCCTCGCACAAACCGGTGCCAAATTGATCTGGTGTGCCACCACACCGGTTCCCGAAGGCGCGTCCTTTCGCAAACCCGGCGACGAAGTTGAATACAACGCCATCGCACAAAAAGTCATGGCTGCACACGGCATTCCCACACATGACCTCTACACATACGCTATAGAACGCCTTGACGATATACAACTCCCCGCCAATGTGCATTTTTCAAAAGAAGGCTCTGCCATACTGGCTGAATCTGTTGCGCGACATATTTTGGGTGTGTTGGCCTGA
- a CDS encoding Gfo/Idh/MocA family oxidoreductase, translating to MSYRIGIVGAGGISRAHGRAAAQSERAEIVAVCDVLPEAVERYRGEFDVRKGYTDLDLMLDNENLDIAIICTWGRFHASLSNQIAKSQKVRAILCEKPITQTAAECREMVACAKANNILLAEAFKFRHHPLHLKTKEILDSGKIGTLGNIRSTFCTGVSDDRRKPELNWRFNKEKGGGAVYDLGCYNTHHARFIANADPIRVYATGEFGREVDETIIAIYEFPNQVTAQLTFSFKMASSQYFEISGIDGMLRTERAWNNENQPTTLEVHTRDGIETHEFEPVFQFLNQLHHLCDCLDTGQPHRIPPENSIGNMKTMDAIYESIRTQQPVDLS from the coding sequence ATGTCCTATCGCATTGGAATTGTTGGTGCTGGCGGTATCTCGCGTGCTCATGGTCGGGCGGCGGCACAATCTGAACGCGCAGAAATCGTTGCAGTCTGCGATGTCTTGCCCGAAGCAGTTGAGAGATACCGCGGCGAATTTGACGTCCGAAAAGGTTATACCGATCTCGACCTGATGCTCGACAACGAAAACCTCGACATCGCCATCATCTGCACATGGGGCCGCTTTCACGCCAGCCTGAGCAATCAAATTGCGAAATCGCAAAAAGTTCGCGCCATCCTCTGTGAAAAACCCATCACACAAACCGCTGCAGAATGCCGAGAAATGGTCGCCTGCGCCAAAGCCAACAATATCCTCCTCGCCGAAGCCTTCAAATTTCGCCATCACCCCTTACATCTCAAAACCAAAGAAATTCTCGACAGTGGAAAAATCGGAACCCTGGGCAACATTCGCAGCACCTTTTGCACGGGCGTTTCAGACGACCGCCGAAAACCCGAACTCAACTGGCGTTTCAACAAAGAAAAAGGCGGAGGCGCGGTCTATGATCTGGGGTGTTACAATACCCATCACGCCCGCTTCATAGCCAACGCCGACCCCATCCGCGTCTATGCCACGGGAGAATTTGGTCGAGAAGTGGATGAAACGATTATCGCCATCTACGAATTTCCCAATCAGGTCACTGCCCAACTCACATTTAGCTTCAAAATGGCCTCCTCACAATATTTTGAAATCTCCGGCATCGATGGCATGTTGCGAACAGAACGCGCCTGGAACAACGAAAATCAGCCCACGACCCTTGAGGTCCACACCCGCGATGGCATTGAAACCCATGAATTTGAACCCGTCTTTCAATTCCTGAACCAGCTCCATCATCTATGCGATTGCCTCGATACCGGGCAGCCGCACCGCATCCCGCCCGAAAACAGCATCGGCAATATGAAAACAATGGACGCCATTTACGAGTCCATCAGAACACAACAACCCGTGGACCTTTCTTGA
- a CDS encoding amidotransferase — protein MKLHYLQHVPFEGLGSIASWAKARRAQISRTRLFAGEALPSADEIDLLIVLGGPMGVYDERDYPWLIREKDFLKQAIDTGTHILGVCLGAQLIADVLGARVYPNDHKEIGWFPIEGVQTHEKIGLLLAQAGKVFHWHGDTYDLPTGATHLAKSRACKHQAFSVGNQILALQFHLETTPNAARALVDNCGHEIVEAPYIQPPREILTDQREFERINRLMSECLDLLIPNKKSDH, from the coding sequence ATGAAACTGCACTATCTCCAGCACGTGCCATTCGAGGGCCTCGGCAGCATTGCATCCTGGGCAAAAGCGCGTCGCGCTCAGATTTCGCGCACGCGCCTCTTTGCCGGCGAGGCATTGCCATCAGCCGATGAAATTGACCTATTGATCGTCCTGGGAGGCCCCATGGGTGTCTATGACGAACGCGACTATCCCTGGCTCATACGAGAGAAGGACTTTTTGAAACAGGCAATAGATACCGGTACACATATACTCGGCGTCTGCCTGGGCGCCCAACTCATAGCCGACGTACTCGGAGCCAGAGTCTATCCCAACGACCACAAAGAAATCGGCTGGTTTCCCATTGAAGGCGTGCAAACGCATGAAAAAATCGGGCTGTTACTCGCACAGGCTGGCAAAGTCTTTCACTGGCATGGCGATACTTATGACCTCCCCACTGGCGCAACGCACCTTGCCAAAAGCCGTGCCTGTAAGCATCAGGCATTCTCGGTAGGCAATCAGATCCTCGCATTGCAATTCCACCTGGAAACAACGCCCAACGCAGCCCGGGCATTGGTCGATAACTGTGGGCACGAAATCGTCGAAGCGCCCTATATTCAGCCCCCTCGCGAAATACTGACAGATCAACGCGAATTTGAACGCATCAATCGCCTCATGTCAGAATGTCTCGACCTGCTGATACCAAATAAAAAAAGCGACCATTAA
- a CDS encoding RNA methyltransferase, whose protein sequence is MNLLSKPDGYPIYAVVENVRSLFNVGAIFRSADGINASGIYLTGFTGCPPRREISRVALGAEEAVPWHYERDTEEVIGDLRSQGVQVVALEQTPDSVDFRTFCYRWPVAVVLGHEVTGVRPETLCLCDGVVHIPMLGTKVSLNVSVATGVMLYELLSVFEGQRDRE, encoded by the coding sequence ATGAATTTGCTTTCCAAACCCGATGGCTATCCCATTTATGCCGTTGTGGAAAATGTTCGTTCACTGTTTAATGTGGGCGCGATTTTTCGCTCGGCAGATGGGATTAATGCATCGGGGATTTATTTGACGGGGTTTACGGGATGTCCCCCGCGCAGGGAAATCAGTCGCGTGGCGTTGGGCGCAGAAGAGGCCGTGCCCTGGCATTATGAACGGGATACGGAAGAGGTAATTGGCGATTTGCGCTCACAAGGTGTTCAGGTGGTTGCATTAGAGCAAACGCCAGATAGTGTCGATTTTCGAACCTTTTGCTATCGCTGGCCGGTGGCTGTGGTTTTGGGTCATGAGGTGACGGGCGTGCGTCCCGAGACACTGTGTTTGTGCGACGGCGTTGTACATATTCCAATGTTGGGAACAAAAGTGTCTCTAAATGTGTCTGTAGCTACAGGGGTTATGCTTTATGAATTGTTGTCCGTTTTTGAGGGGCAACGAGATAGGGAGTGA
- a CDS encoding YtxH domain-containing protein, producing MWRRQEVHREFFWVGLVVGLALGGLAILGLFLGTEAGRNTRSRLGEAVQRVRTRFNGSAKSQESPAEAGYID from the coding sequence ATGTGGCGACGACAAGAAGTGCATCGCGAATTTTTCTGGGTAGGACTCGTTGTAGGCCTTGCTCTTGGTGGCCTTGCTATTCTGGGATTGTTTTTGGGAACGGAAGCGGGGCGAAATACGCGCTCGCGCCTGGGAGAGGCCGTTCAACGGGTGCGCACCCGCTTTAATGGTTCCGCAAAATCTCAGGAATCACCTGCTGAAGCGGGATATATAGATTAG
- a CDS encoding amidohydrolase: MPNKWMQKLDRAIDAQRKKIVRVRRDLHMYPEPSGREVETTRYLVKLLQQTGCHIQMGPRGCGVIADNTLEKTRIGMRADIDALRIQDAKNAPYRSRVPGVMHACGHDGHTATVLGAVLGLLECDRVLPWPVHWRAIFQPAEETNRGAKDMIAFGALKNVCGLLSLHLDPSRPTGTVGTRKGVLTANCAEIEICIQGRGGHAARPRETRDPIVAAAQVITALYQSLPRNVDTYDPIVISIGHISAGENPNVIPGQALLRGTLRTLSGSSQAHAMDHILKIAHGIANLTDTEIDVRFLTGPSSVNNDPTLTELIRQNAIDLLGQTHVQTIARPSMGGEDFANYLDHVPGSLFRLGCMPARGSAPPLHAPDFDIDERALVIGAKILARSVVNYFDPSRKKNGACHDPT; encoded by the coding sequence ATGCCCAACAAATGGATGCAAAAACTCGACCGTGCCATTGACGCTCAACGCAAAAAAATTGTACGCGTCCGCCGCGATCTACACATGTATCCCGAACCCAGCGGTCGCGAAGTGGAAACCACGCGCTATCTAGTCAAATTATTACAACAGACCGGATGCCATATACAGATGGGTCCCAGAGGCTGTGGCGTTATAGCCGACAACACATTGGAAAAAACGCGTATAGGCATGCGAGCCGATATCGACGCACTTCGCATACAAGATGCCAAAAACGCGCCCTACCGCAGCCGCGTACCAGGCGTGATGCACGCCTGCGGACACGATGGTCATACAGCCACCGTGCTCGGTGCTGTTCTGGGCCTTCTGGAATGCGACCGGGTATTGCCGTGGCCCGTACACTGGCGCGCCATCTTTCAACCTGCTGAAGAAACCAATCGCGGCGCCAAAGACATGATCGCCTTTGGTGCCCTCAAAAACGTCTGTGGCCTGCTCAGTCTTCACCTCGATCCCTCGCGTCCAACAGGTACCGTGGGCACACGCAAGGGCGTGCTCACAGCCAATTGTGCCGAAATAGAAATTTGTATCCAGGGCCGAGGCGGACATGCTGCGCGCCCCCGGGAAACACGAGACCCCATCGTCGCTGCCGCTCAGGTCATCACTGCACTCTATCAATCATTGCCTCGCAATGTAGATACCTACGACCCGATTGTCATATCAATTGGGCATATCTCTGCAGGCGAAAATCCCAACGTCATACCCGGCCAGGCTCTGCTTCGCGGCACCCTTCGCACCCTCAGTGGCAGTTCTCAAGCCCATGCTATGGACCACATCCTCAAGATTGCCCATGGCATAGCCAATCTCACCGACACGGAAATCGATGTTCGCTTTCTCACCGGTCCCTCATCGGTCAACAACGACCCCACACTCACCGAACTGATCCGCCAAAATGCCATCGATCTATTGGGCCAAACACACGTTCAAACCATCGCCAGACCGAGCATGGGGGGCGAAGACTTTGCCAATTATCTCGACCATGTGCCCGGCAGCCTATTTCGCCTGGGATGCATGCCCGCCCGGGGGAGTGCCCCGCCCCTGCATGCACCCGACTTCGACATCGATGAACGCGCCCTGGTCATAGGCGCCAAAATACTCGCGCGCAGCGTCGTCAACTACTTCGATCCATCGCGAAAAAAGAATGGAGCTTGCCATGACCCGACTTGA